One part of the Polycyclovorans algicola TG408 genome encodes these proteins:
- the rsmB gene encoding 16S rRNA (cytosine(967)-C(5))-methyltransferase RsmB — protein sequence MAYTSTPARSRAIAVETLVAVHAGRSLDDALPHDADPFARALTYGVLRHRRRLEAQLEPLMQRPPQPGTPLQALLLCGLYQLLEMDTADHAALNETVNACALLDLSGVRGLINAVLRRVQRERQAVIDAVPADPGVRHSYPPWLVRAIEADWGANSDAVLAAGNVQGPMTLRVNRRQQTLEAALAALAAAGHPARPVPGLPDALRLEQPCDVRQLPGFDTGALSVQDASAQLAVELLDLMPGQRVLDACAAPGGKTAHALERADVSVVALDHDPARLGKMQHGLRRLGLHAELLLSDAADVRRWSDGKGFDRILIDAPCSGTGVIRRHPDIKWLRRDTDLKAFGDTQARLLRRLWPLLKPDGVLVYATCSILRAEGDDIVRAFLMETPDGRPAAIASPVGHAERCGLRIAPGDDHDGFYYAKLVKKGSQRTVKKPR from the coding sequence ATGGCCTACACCAGCACCCCGGCGCGATCGCGCGCCATCGCCGTTGAAACCCTGGTGGCGGTACACGCCGGCCGCAGTCTCGACGATGCCCTGCCCCACGACGCGGACCCTTTTGCGCGCGCGCTGACCTACGGCGTGTTGCGCCATCGGCGACGGCTGGAGGCGCAGCTTGAGCCGCTGATGCAGCGTCCACCCCAGCCCGGCACGCCGCTGCAGGCGCTGTTGCTGTGCGGCCTGTATCAACTGCTGGAAATGGACACGGCCGACCACGCGGCCCTGAACGAAACCGTCAATGCCTGCGCACTGCTCGACCTGTCGGGCGTGCGCGGGCTCATCAACGCGGTGCTGCGCCGCGTGCAGCGCGAACGCCAGGCGGTCATCGACGCGGTACCCGCCGACCCCGGCGTGCGCCATTCCTACCCGCCGTGGCTGGTGCGCGCCATCGAGGCCGACTGGGGGGCAAACAGCGATGCCGTGCTGGCCGCCGGCAACGTCCAGGGGCCGATGACCCTGCGCGTCAACCGCCGCCAACAGACGCTTGAAGCCGCATTGGCAGCGCTCGCCGCCGCCGGCCATCCGGCACGCCCAGTGCCGGGCCTGCCCGATGCGCTGCGGCTCGAACAACCGTGCGACGTACGGCAACTGCCGGGCTTCGACACCGGCGCGCTGTCGGTACAGGACGCCTCGGCGCAGTTGGCCGTCGAACTGCTCGACCTGATGCCCGGTCAGCGCGTGCTCGACGCCTGCGCGGCGCCCGGCGGCAAGACCGCGCACGCCCTGGAACGGGCCGACGTCAGCGTCGTCGCCCTCGACCACGACCCGGCGCGCCTCGGCAAGATGCAGCACGGCCTGCGGCGCCTGGGCCTGCACGCCGAATTACTGTTGAGCGACGCTGCCGACGTGCGCCGCTGGTCCGACGGCAAAGGCTTCGACCGCATCCTCATCGATGCTCCCTGCTCGGGCACCGGCGTGATTCGCCGCCACCCCGACATCAAGTGGCTGCGCCGCGACACCGACCTGAAAGCCTTTGGCGACACCCAGGCGCGGTTACTGCGTCGGCTGTGGCCGCTGCTCAAGCCTGACGGCGTGCTGGTCTACGCCACCTGCTCGATCCTGCGGGCCGAAGGCGACGACATTGTCCGGGCCTTTTTGATGGAAACACCCGATGGTCGCCCTGCCGCCATCGCCAGCCCGGTGGGTCACGCCGAACGCTGCGGTCTGCGCATCGCGCCGGGCGACGATCACGACGGTTTTTACTACGCAAAACTGGTGAAAAAGGGCAGTCAGCGAACAGTCAAGAAGCCGCGTTAG
- a CDS encoding DUF2326 domain-containing protein, with the protein MLKRLWSPTGLLRQSVEFHAGLNLIVGRYSGNKEERGINGIGKSSAVRLIDYLLVSDTAERRFADAKYDFLREEKHEICLDLEVSGVSVRLRREFADGQHIFMQRGHEDEYGYRKDEAKQILGTLFFPSSEERQLPGNRYRSLMPFFIKDDLNNLKRYDPVGFLTHGGANKRELTTLNLFLLGLPNQPLIVLSEKRDRLEEKRKQREAIVQQVEKFTGKSLGELRTDLATREKEVAALEASLKDFNLLDDFKKVSSVIAELDIKISTLRQQVDRADRQVAKLRHFTSTTREIDVEDVAEQYLLVSRALGSAVKRQLDEVIAFRESLAAERLRFHGKRMRELDEARKGALGELTDLEAQRAGLLRTVEGAGATTSLREAFERFAERKVQVERVAQGVADVSDMDRQLTDLGFDVDTARRDAVQAINGVETLIRSIRELFVEIVEKAISLTTDGEREGAYLDIAAKPSGSRNQSPVSIEVHIPRADALGHARLRLVAYDLTVFFHAVDMRLPLPRFLVHDGAFHGISRRTVVRALNYIYGRSQQDTTFQYIATFNEDELAVTADEQIRDGTFDFDLNDVTVLTLGDSESEMLFRKAFA; encoded by the coding sequence ATGCTTAAGCGCCTCTGGTCACCAACTGGGCTCCTGCGTCAGTCCGTGGAATTCCATGCGGGGCTGAACCTCATCGTGGGCCGATACTCAGGCAACAAAGAAGAGCGCGGAATCAACGGTATCGGCAAATCGTCCGCTGTCCGTTTGATCGACTACTTGCTGGTATCCGACACAGCCGAGCGCCGCTTCGCGGACGCGAAATATGATTTCCTGCGCGAGGAAAAGCACGAAATCTGTCTTGATCTCGAAGTCAGCGGGGTGTCCGTGCGCTTGCGTCGCGAATTCGCGGACGGTCAACACATCTTCATGCAGCGCGGGCATGAAGACGAATACGGTTACCGCAAAGACGAGGCAAAGCAAATTCTTGGAACCTTGTTCTTCCCATCCAGCGAAGAACGTCAATTGCCGGGCAATCGCTATCGGTCCTTGATGCCGTTCTTCATCAAGGACGACCTCAACAATCTGAAGCGCTACGATCCGGTCGGATTTCTGACGCACGGTGGTGCCAACAAGCGTGAACTGACGACGCTGAATCTGTTTCTGCTCGGGCTGCCTAATCAGCCACTGATCGTTCTGAGCGAAAAGCGAGACCGTCTCGAAGAGAAGCGGAAGCAGCGCGAAGCCATTGTGCAACAGGTGGAAAAATTCACCGGCAAGTCTTTGGGTGAACTCCGAACCGACCTTGCGACACGCGAGAAAGAAGTCGCCGCGCTCGAAGCATCATTGAAGGATTTCAATCTTCTCGACGATTTCAAGAAAGTATCGTCGGTGATTGCCGAACTCGACATCAAAATCAGCACGTTGCGTCAGCAGGTGGATCGAGCAGACCGACAGGTCGCAAAACTCCGCCATTTCACCAGCACCACGAGGGAAATCGACGTGGAGGATGTGGCTGAGCAATACCTCCTCGTATCGCGTGCGTTGGGCAGCGCGGTCAAGCGCCAGTTGGACGAGGTAATCGCGTTCCGTGAATCCCTCGCGGCCGAGCGCCTTCGGTTTCACGGCAAACGGATGAGAGAGCTTGATGAAGCGAGAAAAGGGGCGCTTGGCGAACTCACAGACTTAGAGGCCCAACGCGCCGGCCTCCTTCGTACAGTCGAAGGCGCAGGCGCAACGACCTCGCTTCGGGAAGCGTTCGAGCGCTTTGCTGAGCGCAAAGTACAAGTTGAACGTGTGGCTCAGGGCGTGGCAGATGTGTCGGACATGGACCGTCAGTTGACCGACTTGGGATTTGATGTGGACACCGCACGTCGTGATGCAGTCCAAGCGATCAATGGGGTCGAGACATTGATTCGCTCGATTCGCGAACTGTTTGTTGAGATCGTCGAGAAGGCGATCAGCCTCACGACAGACGGAGAGCGTGAAGGTGCGTATCTGGACATCGCAGCCAAACCCTCCGGATCACGTAATCAGTCGCCAGTCAGCATCGAGGTACACATTCCTCGCGCTGATGCGCTAGGGCATGCGCGACTGCGGCTTGTCGCCTACGATCTGACCGTATTCTTCCACGCGGTTGACATGCGCTTGCCCTTGCCACGTTTCCTTGTTCATGACGGTGCGTTCCACGGCATCTCAAGAAGGACTGTCGTCAGGGCGCTGAACTACATCTATGGGCGTAGCCAGCAGGACACGACCTTTCAGTACATCGCCACGTTCAACGAGGACGAACTGGCGGTTACGGCCGACGAACAGATTAGAGATGGAACATTCGACTTCGATCTAAACGATGTAACTGTCCTCACGCTCGGAGATTCCGAGAGCGAGATGTTGTTCCGGAAGGCGTTCGCTTAA
- a CDS encoding recombinase family protein, producing MLIGYARVSTADQRPELQLDALRAAGCEQIFEERISGVVRDRPELTQCLRTLRAGDTLVVWRLDRLGRSLKDLVETITGLQDRGVVFRSLTEAIDTTTSGGKLIFHIFASLAEFERSIIRERTNAGLAAARARGRKGGRKPKLTQADARKAAAMLRDPLVTKGEVAEHFKVSRPTLSAALARFGFSDMPVSPNETCG from the coding sequence TTGCTAATTGGATACGCCCGCGTCTCAACCGCTGACCAACGCCCCGAGCTTCAGCTTGATGCGCTGCGTGCTGCGGGCTGTGAACAAATCTTTGAGGAACGCATCTCCGGCGTTGTTCGCGACCGACCTGAGCTGACGCAGTGCCTCCGCACGCTGCGTGCGGGCGACACTCTGGTTGTCTGGCGGCTGGATCGACTCGGACGCTCCCTCAAGGACCTTGTAGAGACTATTACCGGGTTGCAGGACCGTGGTGTGGTCTTTCGATCTTTAACTGAGGCCATCGACACAACCACCTCGGGCGGCAAGCTGATTTTTCACATCTTCGCCAGCCTCGCGGAGTTCGAGCGCAGCATCATCCGGGAGCGCACCAACGCTGGGTTGGCCGCTGCACGCGCCAGGGGGCGCAAGGGTGGTCGGAAGCCGAAGCTGACTCAGGCTGATGCGAGGAAGGCCGCAGCGATGCTCAGAGACCCCCTGGTGACCAAGGGCGAGGTGGCAGAGCACTTCAAGGTTTCACGCCCGACGCTGAGCGCCGCACTGGCTCGCTTTGGGTTTTCGGATATGCCCGTCTCACCAAATGAGACGTGTGGCTGA
- a CDS encoding DUF6694 family lipoprotein has protein sequence MIVKGCQAATTLAVLLLAAAATAGCKPAPKIDATTEQSLQQSAQKARESLPPERRAAFDEALTVLAFSSLDFASILSGSVDPEQIASNTMAQLNGLTAEQVIAEAGRAKAERERKEREQALAEITELLQKQAAAIAAKEKLKGFEVKRSRFYIRERQYSGKEPVIEMTVVNGTDSAVARAFFKGVVASPGRSVPWISEDFNYSIRGGLEPGEEAKWSLAPNQFSAWGTEVPDDAILTVTVERLDGADDEPLFGSGGFSERDERRLEALKKQYGIQK, from the coding sequence ATGATCGTTAAAGGATGCCAAGCAGCAACGACGCTGGCTGTTTTGCTGCTAGCAGCAGCGGCGACAGCGGGCTGTAAACCAGCGCCAAAGATCGATGCGACCACTGAGCAGTCACTTCAACAGAGCGCTCAAAAGGCGCGAGAATCGCTGCCTCCGGAACGTCGAGCGGCATTCGACGAAGCCTTGACTGTGCTCGCTTTCAGCTCTCTTGATTTCGCCTCAATCCTCTCAGGCTCCGTCGATCCAGAACAAATTGCCTCGAACACGATGGCGCAGCTTAACGGCCTCACAGCAGAGCAAGTGATTGCTGAGGCGGGGCGAGCAAAGGCCGAACGTGAACGCAAGGAGCGCGAGCAGGCCCTTGCCGAGATCACTGAGCTTCTGCAAAAGCAAGCCGCCGCAATCGCTGCGAAAGAGAAGCTCAAGGGTTTCGAGGTCAAGCGCTCGCGTTTCTACATCCGTGAACGCCAGTACTCCGGGAAGGAGCCCGTCATCGAGATGACCGTTGTCAACGGCACGGACTCAGCAGTCGCCCGTGCTTTTTTCAAAGGCGTTGTTGCCAGCCCCGGTCGCTCGGTGCCCTGGATATCCGAAGACTTCAATTACTCCATCCGAGGTGGACTCGAACCCGGTGAGGAGGCGAAGTGGAGCCTCGCGCCAAATCAGTTCAGCGCGTGGGGCACCGAGGTGCCCGACGACGCAATTCTCACTGTGACTGTTGAGCGCCTCGATGGGGCCGATGATGAGCCACTGTTCGGTAGCGGTGGATTCAGTGAGCGCGATGAACGTCGGTTGGAAGCACTCAAGAAGCAGTACGGAATTCAAAAATAA
- a CDS encoding type I restriction-modification system subunit M, producing MTNEEFKKTLWDTANKLRGSVSAAEYKYPVLGLVFLKYVSDMFEAQGDVIRKRLADPNSELFIDDEEIRKESEAIFIDDRSFYDSDNVFWVPPNARFSSLLKGASLGNLPQVLDSAMGLIEQENPSLQGVLYREFSRLALGEGKLGELMGQVAQLKFDPTKHGSRDVFGEVYEYFLGKFALNEGARAGEFYTPKNVVNLLVEILAPFKGKIYDPACGSGGMFVQSLKFKDAHQRQTGKAGDLAVYGQELMAQTRRLCFMNLAVHGLEGNLGETYGSTFTADQHKNLRADYILANPPFNISDWGGDKLGEDPRWAHGIPPKGNANYAWLQHMLARLSSRGRAGIVLANGSMSSQQSGEGEIRKSMVLGDVVEAMIALPGQLFSNTQIPVCVWLLSRDKTPGINGSTDRQKQILFIDARKAANGRVSRTQVEFTDDDLKRIGQTYHRWRGTEFSDGGDYTDEPGFCFSASMADVEKHGFVLTPGRYVGAVTEDDDDEVFAEKMQRLTAQLSEQMAKGAELDAVIREQLGGMGYVV from the coding sequence ATGACCAACGAAGAATTCAAGAAGACTCTCTGGGACACCGCCAACAAGCTGCGCGGGTCGGTGTCTGCTGCCGAGTACAAGTACCCCGTGCTGGGGCTGGTGTTCCTGAAGTACGTCTCGGACATGTTCGAGGCGCAGGGCGATGTGATTCGCAAGCGGCTTGCTGATCCGAACTCTGAGTTGTTCATTGATGACGAGGAGATTCGCAAAGAAAGCGAGGCCATCTTCATTGACGACCGCAGCTTCTACGATTCAGACAACGTGTTCTGGGTGCCGCCCAACGCCCGATTCTCGTCGCTGTTGAAAGGTGCATCGCTGGGCAACCTGCCTCAGGTGCTGGACAGCGCCATGGGCCTCATAGAGCAGGAGAACCCTTCCCTGCAAGGGGTGCTGTATCGGGAGTTCTCCCGCCTCGCTTTGGGCGAAGGCAAGCTGGGTGAACTCATGGGCCAGGTGGCTCAGTTGAAGTTTGACCCCACCAAGCACGGTAGCCGCGACGTGTTTGGCGAGGTGTATGAATACTTCCTGGGTAAGTTCGCGCTGAACGAGGGCGCCCGCGCCGGGGAGTTCTACACCCCAAAGAACGTGGTCAACCTGCTGGTCGAAATCCTCGCGCCCTTCAAAGGCAAGATTTATGACCCCGCCTGCGGCTCGGGCGGCATGTTTGTGCAGTCGTTGAAGTTCAAGGACGCCCACCAGCGGCAGACTGGAAAGGCTGGCGATCTGGCCGTCTATGGGCAGGAGTTGATGGCCCAGACCCGCCGCCTGTGTTTCATGAACCTCGCGGTCCACGGACTCGAAGGCAACCTGGGCGAGACCTACGGCTCCACCTTCACGGCCGATCAACACAAGAACCTGAGGGCGGATTACATCCTCGCCAACCCGCCGTTCAACATCTCCGACTGGGGCGGCGACAAGCTGGGCGAAGACCCCCGGTGGGCACATGGCATTCCGCCCAAGGGAAACGCCAACTACGCATGGTTGCAACACATGCTGGCCCGCCTCTCAAGCCGTGGCCGTGCGGGCATCGTGCTTGCCAACGGCAGCATGAGTTCGCAGCAGTCCGGTGAGGGTGAGATTCGCAAGAGCATGGTGCTGGGCGATGTGGTCGAGGCCATGATTGCCCTACCGGGCCAGTTGTTCAGCAACACCCAGATTCCGGTGTGTGTTTGGCTCCTCTCGCGGGACAAGACCCCCGGCATCAATGGCAGCACCGACCGGCAAAAGCAGATTCTGTTCATCGACGCCCGCAAGGCTGCGAACGGTCGCGTCTCACGCACCCAGGTTGAATTCACAGACGATGATCTGAAACGTATCGGGCAGACCTATCACCGCTGGCGTGGCACCGAGTTCAGCGACGGCGGCGATTACACCGACGAACCCGGCTTCTGCTTCAGCGCTTCCATGGCCGACGTGGAGAAGCATGGCTTCGTGCTTACACCTGGACGCTACGTGGGTGCGGTCACCGAAGATGACGACGACGAGGTGTTCGCGGAGAAGATGCAGCGGCTGACCGCGCAACTGTCGGAGCAGATGGCGAAGGGGGCGGAACTAGATGCGGTGATTCGGGAGCAGCTGGGGGGGATGGGGTATGTCGTCTGA
- a CDS encoding restriction endonuclease subunit S codes for MSSELRPLGDFVTFISGNTPSKLNAAYWGGPTPWVSAKDMGEFWIEDSEDHLTEAGVAAASRLVPAGTVLLLSRGMTLHKRVPICRLGTAATFNQDVKAVLPKRGLSGRFLPYLLVGNHDRLHDQVDSAGHGTGRLNSDTLRSFPVAVPPIEEQERIADIGEAIDDQLRLIRQTNATLEAIAQALFKSWFIDFDPVRAKMEGREPEGMDAETAALFPSEFEESELGLIPRGWKVQTFAEAFHFSMGQSPPGSELNEKMDGLPFFQGSADFNSVFPSVRIYSPNPRRTADAKDVLFSVRAPVGDCNIAKEKCGIGRGLCAIRSRFAGIGVTYPWVKSITSDLQRASGEGVVFSSLSKDQLANCSVVVAPVDVYGAVDSILSPILDSMTIIDEESMSLSSADSNLKCNTCYRVRFAHAEHFTEALPATPA; via the coding sequence ATGTCGTCTGAATTGCGGCCCCTTGGAGACTTCGTAACGTTTATTTCGGGAAATACTCCTTCAAAGTTGAACGCGGCGTATTGGGGCGGCCCAACTCCATGGGTTTCGGCGAAAGATATGGGCGAATTCTGGATCGAAGATTCCGAAGATCACCTTACTGAGGCTGGCGTTGCTGCTGCCTCGCGGTTAGTCCCAGCGGGGACAGTCCTGCTCTTATCACGAGGAATGACTTTGCATAAGCGGGTGCCGATCTGTCGATTGGGCACTGCTGCAACGTTCAATCAGGATGTGAAGGCTGTTCTGCCGAAGCGTGGACTCTCAGGTCGATTTTTGCCGTACCTTCTAGTGGGTAATCACGATAGATTGCATGATCAGGTGGACTCGGCAGGTCATGGTACCGGGCGACTAAATTCCGACACACTTCGTTCATTTCCTGTGGCTGTTCCACCAATTGAGGAACAGGAGCGAATTGCAGATATCGGAGAAGCTATCGATGACCAGTTGCGCCTCATTCGCCAAACCAACGCCACCCTAGAAGCCATCGCTCAAGCCCTCTTCAAATCCTGGTTCATCGACTTCGACCCGGTGCGGGCCAAGATGGAAGGCCGCGAGCCGGAGGGGATGGATGCCGAGACGGCGGCGCTGTTCCCGAGTGAGTTTGAGGAGTCGGAGTTGGGGTTGATTCCGAGGGGGTGGAAGGTGCAGACCTTCGCCGAAGCTTTCCACTTCTCTATGGGCCAAAGTCCACCGGGCTCAGAGCTGAACGAAAAAATGGATGGATTGCCTTTCTTTCAGGGCAGCGCTGACTTCAATTCAGTATTCCCATCCGTTCGAATTTATTCGCCCAATCCTCGCCGGACAGCAGATGCCAAGGATGTCCTGTTCAGCGTCAGGGCGCCAGTCGGAGACTGCAACATCGCGAAAGAAAAGTGCGGGATAGGACGTGGCCTCTGTGCAATACGAAGCAGATTTGCTGGCATCGGGGTTACTTATCCGTGGGTGAAATCAATCACTTCTGACCTTCAACGCGCGAGCGGAGAAGGCGTTGTCTTCAGTAGCCTCAGCAAGGACCAGCTAGCAAATTGCTCGGTGGTTGTAGCCCCTGTAGATGTCTATGGGGCCGTTGACAGCATATTGAGTCCAATTCTGGATTCGATGACCATCATCGACGAGGAGTCCATGTCCTTATCCTCGGCGGATTCAAACCTGAAGTGCAACACCTGCTACCGAGTAAGGTTCGCGCATGCAGAGCATTTCACCGAAGCGTTACCAGCAACTCCAGCCTGA
- a CDS encoding IS30 family transposase: MQSISPKRYQQLQPEERVTLASLVHQKFSVRAMSRVLSRSPSTISRELSRNRSPAGYGSAAARAFVQRRRRLNRPPHKLHCEGLLFGIVRHFLDLRWSPEQIALTLAAVYPKGHEHRVSHETIYNCIYAQPVGELKRELIATLRHAHNKRVPRSKGQDRRGQIPDMLSIHLRPPEIEDRQFPGHWEGDLIKGAANASAVGTLVERTSRLVMLVKLPDFKPASAANVMQAFTDKLLSIAAPMRQSMTYDQGREMAMHKELSKRTGIAVYFCDPHSPWQRGSNENMNGLVRQYLPKGTDLSVHSQEQLDAIADQINGRPRKGLGVRSPLVVYRELLLKSTQHSSLIH, translated from the coding sequence ATGCAGAGCATTTCACCGAAGCGTTACCAGCAACTCCAGCCTGAAGAGCGCGTGACGCTGGCCAGTTTGGTCCACCAGAAATTCAGTGTGCGTGCGATGTCGCGAGTGTTGTCTCGTTCGCCCAGCACCATCAGCCGGGAGCTGTCTCGCAATCGATCGCCAGCGGGCTATGGCAGTGCCGCAGCGCGAGCTTTTGTCCAGCGGCGGCGCAGGCTGAACCGCCCTCCACACAAGCTGCACTGTGAAGGCCTCCTGTTCGGGATCGTCCGTCATTTTCTGGACCTGCGGTGGTCACCCGAGCAGATTGCCCTGACACTGGCAGCGGTGTACCCCAAAGGCCATGAGCACCGCGTGTCACACGAGACCATTTACAACTGCATCTACGCCCAGCCCGTGGGCGAGCTCAAGCGCGAGCTGATCGCGACCTTGCGACACGCGCACAACAAGCGCGTGCCACGCAGCAAAGGCCAGGACCGGCGCGGACAAATCCCGGACATGCTCAGCATCCATCTGCGCCCACCGGAGATCGAAGACCGGCAGTTTCCCGGTCACTGGGAAGGTGACCTCATCAAAGGTGCGGCCAACGCCAGCGCCGTGGGCACCCTGGTCGAGCGCACCAGCCGTCTGGTGATGCTGGTCAAGTTGCCCGACTTCAAGCCAGCCAGCGCCGCCAACGTGATGCAAGCCTTCACCGACAAGCTGTTGAGCATCGCCGCACCAATGCGCCAGAGCATGACCTATGACCAGGGCCGGGAGATGGCTATGCACAAGGAGTTGAGCAAACGCACAGGCATCGCGGTGTACTTCTGTGACCCGCACAGCCCCTGGCAGCGCGGCTCCAACGAAAACATGAACGGCTTGGTACGGCAGTACCTGCCCAAAGGCACCGACCTCTCGGTCCACAGCCAAGAACAACTCGATGCCATCGCCGATCAGATCAACGGCAGACCCCGAAAGGGCTTGGGCGTACGATCACCGCTCGTGGTCTATCGAGAATTACTCCTGAAATCCACGCAGCACTCATCACTCATCCACTGA
- a CDS encoding DUF4268 domain-containing protein, with protein sequence MSPKLSRLERVQLRAAWKHEASDFTPWLSQPDNLNLLAEALSLSELELVSIEHRVGDFKLDMLCTDGDDQVIIENQLEKTNHNHLGQLIAYAAGVGAKKVIWVAESFRAEHAAALQFLNDNTTDDLSFFAVEVELWRIGDSRLAPKFEAVVKPNNWTKTSREQAKAATTASPTKQLQLSFWSALVEKLATDAPHIRPQKPRPRHWMNNTIGRSGFRLNFTANTRDDRLGVELWMDGEHAKKHYANLTPHKEKIEADLGFALDWQELPDSLACRVAVWYPDVALTDESRWQEYLDWFVKTATKMDAVLRPTVKALP encoded by the coding sequence ATGTCGCCGAAATTGAGCAGGCTGGAGCGCGTTCAGCTGCGGGCCGCTTGGAAGCACGAGGCCAGCGACTTCACGCCCTGGCTGTCACAGCCTGACAACCTCAATCTGCTTGCCGAGGCGCTGTCGCTGAGCGAGTTGGAGTTGGTCTCCATCGAGCATCGGGTTGGCGACTTCAAGCTCGACATGCTCTGCACCGACGGTGATGACCAGGTGATCATCGAAAACCAGTTGGAGAAGACCAATCACAACCATCTCGGGCAGTTGATTGCTTATGCGGCTGGCGTCGGCGCAAAAAAGGTCATCTGGGTCGCCGAATCCTTTCGTGCCGAGCATGCCGCCGCGCTGCAATTCCTCAACGACAACACTACGGATGATCTGAGCTTCTTCGCGGTTGAGGTGGAGTTGTGGCGCATCGGTGATTCTCGCCTTGCCCCGAAGTTCGAGGCGGTGGTGAAGCCCAACAACTGGACCAAGACCAGCCGCGAGCAAGCCAAGGCAGCGACCACGGCCTCGCCTACAAAGCAGCTTCAATTGAGCTTCTGGAGCGCACTGGTTGAGAAGTTGGCAACGGATGCGCCGCACATTCGGCCACAGAAGCCGCGCCCCCGACATTGGATGAATAACACCATCGGACGGTCTGGGTTTCGTCTGAACTTCACCGCGAACACACGAGATGACCGTTTGGGTGTTGAGCTGTGGATGGATGGCGAACACGCAAAAAAGCACTATGCCAATTTGACGCCGCACAAAGAAAAGATCGAAGCCGACTTGGGGTTTGCATTGGACTGGCAGGAACTGCCCGATTCCTTGGCCTGCCGAGTGGCAGTGTGGTATCCCGATGTGGCTTTGACAGACGAGAGCCGATGGCAGGAATACCTAGATTGGTTCGTGAAGACCGCGACCAAAATGGATGCTGTCCTTCGGCCTACTGTGAAGGCATTACCCTAG